GTTAGTATTTAAATATGCTGATCGCATGTTTGATCTTAGCTATGAAATGATGGATATCGTTAATTACAGTCAAAGAGCAAACCTGTTGTTTGAAGTGGGAGTTGCGGATGCGCTATCTAAGCGCTTAGTAAGTCAGATCCTGTCTACAACTATTCCTATGGATGGCAATATCCACCTGCGTTGCTTTGAAGCAACCCACGAACTGTTATTAGAAAGGCTTGCACAGCATAAACTCGATATGATTTTGTCTGATTGTGCGATTGATTCTTCACAAAATGCGGGTCTATATAGTAAGAAGCTGGGTGATTGTAGTATGAGCTTTTATTCTGCAACACCTGTCGAAGAAAAAGAGTTCTTAAATAATATTGCTCAATATAAGCTTTTGATACCTGGCTCTAGAACCTCTATGGGAAGAAAAATTCTTGAGTGGTGTGATAGACAAGGTTATCAGCCAAATATTCTGGGTGAGTTTGATGACGTTGCCTTAATGAAGGCTTTTGCTGATGCTCATCCTGAAACAGTATTTATTGCCCCTACCAGTTATCCTGCGCACCATAATGTATTGGCTGAATTTTCACATATAGCGAATATAAAGGACTTAAAGGAAGAGTTTTTTGTGATTTTTGCTGAACGTATGATTCAACACCCAGCGGTTAAGAGTGTTTGTGATGCGGACTTTTCTAGGCTATTCAAATAATTTAGACACAAAAAAACCGGCATAAGCCGGTTTTTAAAAACAATCACAAGACTATTAAAGTGCTTTGATTGCAGCGTTGAAGCGTGCTTTATGGCGAGCAGCTTTATTCTTATGAATAAGGCCTTTAGTTGCCATGCGATCTAGGATCGGAGTAACTGCAACGAATGCAGTTGTAGCAGCTTCTTTGTCGCCAGCTTCAATAGCTGCAACAGTTTTTTTCATGTAAGTGCGCATCATAGAACGACGGCTAGCGTTATGCTGGCGACGTTTCTCAGCTTGGATAGCGCGTTTCTTAGCAGATTTGCTGTTTGCCAAGGGTCTAACTCCCAAAACTTATTCGGTAACAATATTAAGGTCGTGGAGAATGCCTCTTTGTTATCCGAAAGTCAATTAAATTGTGTGAAAACCCGTCATAAACAAACAAATTTTGTTTAGAAAGGAGAACACGGTTAAGATGGCGTGGATTCTAACAGCATTTTAAAGGTAATGCTATATCCAAGTGCATTGAAGATGCAGTTCATTTATTGGTCGCTCTTGTTCAGAGACTAAACTAATTTAATGTACACCTAATGATATCAAATAATCAGGCTTGCATGGTAGGCATGATTTATTCTCTGTTCGTCGAGTGATTGAATTAGGTGAAGGCACTTTAAACATCATTGTATAGACAAAGAAAAGTAAGGAATATTGTGTGAGTAAAGGCTTACTTAAGTCGGGTGCTATTGTTAGCGCTATGACTCTCGTTTCTAGAGTGTTAGGGCTAGTACGTGATGTGGTTGTGGCAAATCTAATGGGAGCGGGGGCAAGCGCCGATGTGTTTTTCTTTGCAAATAAGATACCTAATTTCTTGCGTAGGTTATTTGCCGAAGGTGCCTTTTCTCAGGCATTTGTCCCAGTATTAACTGAGTACCAACAAAAAGAGGACATGACAGAAACGCGCCAGCTGATTGCCAAGGTGTCCGGAACGTTAGGCGTCATAGTCACAGTGGTTACCCTATTTGGCGTATTGGGTTCAGGAGTCGTAACCGCAATCTTTGGTACGGGGTGGTTTATTGATTGGCTTAAGGGTGGGCCATCGGCTGAAAAATTTGAAATGGCAAGCTTGATGTTAAAGATCACCTTCCCATACTTATGGTTTATCACCTTTGTGGCATTATCTGGCTCGGTATTAAATACCTTAGGTAAATTTGCCGTATCTTCATTTACCCCTGTCTTTCTAAATGTGATGCTGATTCTGATGGCGGTGACTGTTGCGCCGCGTTTAGATAACCCTGAAATTGGTTTGGCGATCGGCGTATTCCTAGGCGGCTTAGTTCAGTTCTTGTTTCAAATTCCTTTCTTAGCGAGAGAGGGAGTGCTAGTGCGCCCACAATGGGGGTGGAATGATCCGGGGGTGGTGCGGATCCGTACCCTTATGATCCCTGCGTTATTTGGTGTGTCTGTTAGCCAAATTAACCTGCTTCTAGATACCTTTATTGCCAGCTTTTTGCAAACAGGATCAATTAGTTGGCTCTATTACTCTGACCGTTTACTTGAGTTTCCATTGGGGTTGTTTGGGATTGCGATTGCAACAGTAATATTACCTGCTCT
Above is a genomic segment from Vibrio gallicus containing:
- the nhaR gene encoding transcriptional activator NhaR, with translation MSHLNYNHLYYFWMVCKQGSLTKAADALFLTPQTVTGQIKALEQRLNGKLTKRNGRTIEPTELGQLVFKYADRMFDLSYEMMDIVNYSQRANLLFEVGVADALSKRLVSQILSTTIPMDGNIHLRCFEATHELLLERLAQHKLDMILSDCAIDSSQNAGLYSKKLGDCSMSFYSATPVEEKEFLNNIAQYKLLIPGSRTSMGRKILEWCDRQGYQPNILGEFDDVALMKAFADAHPETVFIAPTSYPAHHNVLAEFSHIANIKDLKEEFFVIFAERMIQHPAVKSVCDADFSRLFK
- the rpsT gene encoding 30S ribosomal protein S20, which codes for MANSKSAKKRAIQAEKRRQHNASRRSMMRTYMKKTVAAIEAGDKEAATTAFVAVTPILDRMATKGLIHKNKAARHKARFNAAIKAL
- the murJ gene encoding murein biosynthesis integral membrane protein MurJ, with the translated sequence MSKGLLKSGAIVSAMTLVSRVLGLVRDVVVANLMGAGASADVFFFANKIPNFLRRLFAEGAFSQAFVPVLTEYQQKEDMTETRQLIAKVSGTLGVIVTVVTLFGVLGSGVVTAIFGTGWFIDWLKGGPSAEKFEMASLMLKITFPYLWFITFVALSGSVLNTLGKFAVSSFTPVFLNVMLILMAVTVAPRLDNPEIGLAIGVFLGGLVQFLFQIPFLAREGVLVRPQWGWNDPGVVRIRTLMIPALFGVSVSQINLLLDTFIASFLQTGSISWLYYSDRLLEFPLGLFGIAIATVILPALSKKHVNAHSQGFSNTMDWGIRMVFLLGLPAMLGLIVLAKPLLMVLFMRGEFGTYEVHQSSMSLIAYASGLLNFMLIKVLAPGYYSRQDTKTPVRYGIIAMTTNMVFNIIFAWHYGYVGLAMATALSAFVNMALLYRGLHTAKVYKLSKQTIGYLLRLLVAGAFMVAVIVYILPPMSAWLQMSLMGRVLQLSGLIAAGGVTYLISALLLGIRLRHLKVEG